A window of the Brassica napus cultivar Da-Ae chromosome C5, Da-Ae, whole genome shotgun sequence genome harbors these coding sequences:
- the LOC106436759 gene encoding uncharacterized protein LOC106436759, translating into MLGDGNIFELGKWMYTYRDANGRVKKEYLEGMETFMHQEDSTQLAQESATFFWFDNWLEVGKLLDITGEQGTRYLGILRTAKHDQGDYKGFFSASRTWDQLKETREKVDWSTVVWFTQAVPRFSFINWLAIKNRLSTGDHMRVWSLQQECLLSGEKNETRDHLFFACPYSYMVWIRVTGRLFGTRITPDWQDTVVKIQYDRRSKLDKVLVRMVFQMTVYHVWKERNARRHGKAWIPLEKLPSQIDKTMRNIITSLRYSYGDKLEGLMRCLFEVTI; encoded by the exons atgttgggTGATgggaatattttcgagttggggAAGTGGATGTATACGTATAGAGATGCTAATGGGAGAGTGAAGAAAGAATATCTCGAAGGgatggagacatttatgcatcaagaaGATTCGACACAGCTCGcccaggaaagcg CGACTTTCTTCTGGTTTGACAACTGGTTGGAAGTAGGGAAGCTTCTTGATATAACAGGCGAGCAGGGAACTCGTTATCTAGGCATTTTGAGAACTGCTAAG CATGATCAGGGTGATTATAAGGGGTTCTTTTCGGCTAGTAGGACTTGGGATCAACTCAAAGAAACGCGTGAGAAAGTTGATTGGAGCACTGTGGTTTGGTTCACACAGGCTGTTCCTAGATTTTCATTCATTAATTGGCTTGCAATCAAGAATCGGCTGTCTACAGGAGATCATATGAGGGTTTGGAGTTTACAACAGGAGTGTTTGCTGTCTGGGGAGAAGAATGAAACTAGGGACCATCTATTTTTCGCTTGTCCTTACAGCTACATGGTTTGGATACGGGTGACGGGAAGACTCTTTGGTACTCGCATCACACCAGATTGGCAGGATACTGTTGTGAAGATTCAATATGATCGTCGATCTAAGTTGGATAAAGTTCTTGTACGAATGGTGTTTCAAATGACAGTTTACCATGTTTGGAAGGAGAGAAATGCAAGAAGGCATGGGAAAGCTTGGATACCTTTAGAGAAGCTGCCTTCTCAGATTGATAAGACTATGAGGAACATAATCACATCTCTGAGATATTCATATGGGGATAAGCTAGAGGGACTGATGAGGTGTTTGTTTGAAGTAACAATCTGA